The Pristiophorus japonicus isolate sPriJap1 chromosome 3, sPriJap1.hap1, whole genome shotgun sequence genome has a segment encoding these proteins:
- the LOC139260447 gene encoding uncharacterized protein, giving the protein MSGDRGRDRAGNVHGSGPELGMCWDRGWECVGTGAGNVRGPGPGLGMCGDWGPGLDMCGDWGWECAGTGAGNVRGPGLGMCGDRDRGWECAGTGAGNVWGPGLGICGNRGPGLGMCGDRSWECAGTGAGNVWISGTGAGNVRGPGLGICGDRGWECVDFVDRGWECAGTRDRGWECAGTGAGNVQGAGAGNVWTSGTGAGNVRGPGLGMCGDRGWECVDFGDRGWECAGTGAGNLRGLGLGMCGDRGPGLGMCGDRGPGLGMCGDQRPGLGMCGFRGPGLGMCGDWGQGWECVGTGGRGWECVGTGAGNVRGPGAGAGNVQEPVQAGGQ; this is encoded by the coding sequence ATGAGCGGGGATCGGGGCCGGGACcgggctgggaatgtacatggatcgGGGCCGGAGCTGGGAATGTGCTGGGACCGGGGCTGGGAATGTGTGGGGACCGGGGCTGGGAATGTGCGGGGACCGGGACCGGGGCTGGGAATGTGCGGGGACTGGGGACCGGGGCTGGATATGTGTGGGGACTGGGGCTGGGAATGTGCGGGGACCGGGGCTGGGAATGTGCGGGGACCGGGGTTGGGAATGTGCGGGGACCGGGACCGGGGCTGGGAATGTGCCGGGACCGGGGCTGGGAATGTGTGGGGACCGGGGCTGGGAATTTGCGGGAACCGGGGACCGGGGCTGGGAATGTGCGGGGACCGGAGCTGGGAATGTGCGGGGACTGGGGCTGGGAATGTGTGGATTTCGGGGACCGGGGCTGGGAATGTGCGGGGACCGGGGCTGGGAATATGCGGGGACCGGGGCTGGGAATGTGTGGATTTCGTGGACCGGGGCTGGGAATGTGCAGGGACCAGAGACCGGGGCTGGGAATGTGCGGGGACTGGGGCTGGGAATGTGCAGGGAGCTGGGGCTGGGAATGTGTGGACTTCGGGGACCGGGGCTGGGAATGTGCGGGGACCAGGGCTGGGAATGTGCGGGGACCGGGGCTGGGAATGTGTGGATTTCGGGGACCGGGGCTGGGAATGTGCGGGGACCGGGGCTGGGAATCTGCGGGGATTGGGGCTGGGAATGTGTGGGGACCGGGGACCGGGGCTGGGAATGTGTGGGGACCGGGGACCGGGGCTGGGAATGTGCGGGGACCAGAGACCGGGGCTGGGAATGTGCGGATTTCGGGGACCTGGGCTGGGAATGTGCGGGGACTGGGGCCAGGGCTGGGAATGTGTGGGGACCGGGGGCCGGGGCTGGGAATGTGTGGGGACTGGGGCTGGGAATGTGCGGGGACCGGGGGCCGGGGCTGGGAATGTGCAGGAACCGGTGCAGGCAGGAGGTCAGTAA